The Antricoccus suffuscus genome segment CGTCGCGGGGTTCGTCACCGTCGGGGTCGAGGCGGTCGATGATTTCGGTGGCGAGGTGCTCAAGGTCCCGGGGCCCGAGGGTGTCGGTGTGGTTGGTCAGCAGGGTCTCGGCTTCGTCGAGGTCCGCGGGGTCGATATCGGGACGGCCGTAGAGGCGGTGCAGCGCGCGGTGGATGACGCGGGCCTGCGCCGGGGTGACTCGTCCGGTGGCCTGCCGCCGCGCGAGGTACTCCCGCTCGGGCGGCATCGCCTGCCCGCCGAGGGTGACCCGCTCACCGAGTGCTTTCGCGGCCTGCACCCGCTGGCGTGCGTCGCTCCGGGTGATCCGCAGTGTCTCGGTCAGCAGCGTGACCGCGTTACGCGCGGTGAGCACTTCCGCGGCGCGGGTGTCTTCCAGGGCGCCGATGATCGCGTGGTCGAGGACGGCGAGACTATTCCGGGTCCGTTCCAGGTCACCGGCGAACTGCAGCAGCTCGACCGGTCCGAGCCCGGACAGCGCTCCCCGGGTCGCGGTCGCGATCAACCCGGCGGCCGCGCCTGCGAGGGCGTGCTGGCCGTCGGTGAGCAGGTCCCGTTCGGGCAGGTACGCCACGCTCACGACTTCTCACCCCACTCCGTTCACCAATCATTTCGCTCATTAGCACGTACGTTCGATTATAGGCGATCACTGCAACTCTTGTCTAGTGGTCAGCGGAGGTTTTCCGAGAATTTGATGCCAGGTGATCTTGGACCCGCGTTCAGCTGTCCCATATCGGCCAACTGGGCGTTCAGCGGTCAGATGTCGGCCAACCGAAGCCCGTCGGTCGCCGGTGAGTTGTGCCGGAAACGGACCAATTACCATGAGGCGCAGCCAGGTCGGCAGTACGCCGTACCCATTTCCCGAGCCCGAACAGGAATCCCGTGCCGACGTCCCAGCCGACCCTCGCGCCACTGCGGGT includes the following:
- a CDS encoding DUF222 domain-containing protein; translated protein: MSVAYLPERDLLTDGQHALAGAAAGLIATATRGALSGLGPVELLQFAGDLERTRNSLAVLDHAIIGALEDTRAAEVLTARNAVTLLTETLRITRSDARQRVQAAKALGERVTLGGQAMPPEREYLARRQATGRVTPAQARVIHRALHRLYGRPDIDPADLDEAETLLTNHTDTLGPRDLEHLATEIIDRLDPDGDEPRD